One Robbsia sp. KACC 23696 DNA segment encodes these proteins:
- a CDS encoding MOSC N-terminal beta barrel domain-containing protein, whose protein sequence is MARLLSLHVYPIKSCRGIAVDSALLTPYGLAHDREWMVVHAEGTEAGTFISQRTHPALAWVVPRFVADGIVVEWDKAAYEAVLSRQASSARGPAAGGRADAIRAVCATPLLLPFTRDTQKTPSASDLDLGDVGPSAGADVRREVSVWRDTFSACDAGDAAAHWFSTLLGCAVRVVHFDPAVMRLASAEWTDGVDAPFTFADGFPFLVTNQASLDDLNARLQAKGAPPIPMDRFRANIVLDDLAAFEEDYVSALTLRWDPTDANGAGDTTITLKFVKPCARCPIPTFDQHTGRPDEAWPHEPLDTLTTYRMDSRVDGVTFGINAIAIGGTGQHMACGMLADTEIAFDD, encoded by the coding sequence ATGGCCCGCCTCCTTTCGCTGCATGTTTATCCGATCAAATCCTGCCGTGGCATTGCGGTGGACAGCGCCCTGTTGACGCCTTACGGCCTTGCACACGATCGCGAATGGATGGTTGTCCATGCGGAGGGCACGGAAGCTGGCACCTTTATTTCGCAACGTACGCATCCGGCATTGGCCTGGGTCGTGCCGCGATTCGTCGCCGATGGCATCGTGGTGGAATGGGATAAGGCAGCCTACGAAGCGGTCCTCTCGCGGCAGGCAAGCAGTGCGCGCGGTCCAGCGGCCGGAGGACGCGCCGACGCGATCCGCGCTGTCTGCGCGACGCCGCTGCTGCTGCCTTTTACACGCGATACGCAAAAAACACCCAGTGCGTCCGACCTTGATTTGGGAGACGTCGGTCCATCGGCGGGGGCTGATGTCCGGCGCGAGGTCTCGGTCTGGCGTGACACCTTCTCCGCGTGCGATGCGGGGGACGCCGCGGCGCATTGGTTCTCGACCTTGCTCGGCTGTGCCGTCCGCGTGGTGCATTTCGATCCCGCGGTAATGCGTCTGGCCAGCGCCGAATGGACCGATGGCGTCGATGCACCGTTCACATTCGCCGACGGCTTCCCGTTTCTGGTGACGAACCAAGCCTCGCTCGACGATCTGAATGCGCGGCTGCAGGCCAAAGGCGCTCCGCCGATACCGATGGACCGTTTTCGCGCCAATATCGTGTTGGACGATCTGGCGGCGTTCGAAGAAGATTACGTCAGCGCATTGACGCTGAGATGGGACCCGACCGACGCGAACGGTGCCGGCGATACGACCATCACGCTCAAGTTCGTCAAACCCTGCGCGCGTTGTCCGATTCCGACATTCGATCAGCATACCGGCCGCCCGGACGAAGCCTGGCCCCACGAGCCGCTCGATACGCTGACGACCTATCGGATGGATAGCCGGGTAGACGGCGTCACCTTCGGTATCAATGCGATCGCCATCGGCGGGACGGGGCAGCATATGGCCTGCGGCATGCTCGCCGACACGGAAATCGCGTTCGACGACTGA
- a CDS encoding DUF4148 domain-containing protein has product MSQSQRRNATKSATLRTLGALACVAAMFGTASIANAADAQGSNTPTNTTPYTSPSAGNAAPAMHASGTRAQRHAQHKAARKAHRTAKNAELNTLEKNGYNPASNDPKYPSNLQNAERKSQGLPTQPSGQ; this is encoded by the coding sequence ATGTCGCAATCGCAACGCCGTAACGCCACCAAGTCCGCCACGCTCCGCACGCTGGGCGCCCTCGCCTGCGTCGCTGCGATGTTCGGGACCGCCTCGATCGCTAACGCCGCCGACGCACAAGGCTCGAACACGCCGACGAATACGACGCCGTACACGTCGCCGAGCGCTGGCAATGCGGCTCCGGCAATGCACGCCAGCGGTACGCGCGCGCAACGTCACGCACAGCACAAGGCGGCTCGCAAGGCACACCGCACGGCGAAGAATGCGGAATTGAACACGCTGGAAAAGAACGGCTACAACCCGGCTTCGAACGATCCGAAGTACCCGTCGAACCTGCAAAACGCCGAGCGTAAGTCGCAAGGTCTGCCGACGCAGCCGTCGGGTCAGTAA
- a CDS encoding FAD-dependent oxidoreductase, which translates to MSEQKDQQDQGPDFKNGIRLSALDDGQMLPGHIDGTAALAVRRGDAIHFIGAKCSHYGLPLEKGLVEGNEVHCPFHHARFCVNNGAAVGAPALDDIPSWHVTRDGERFIAGERQLPQVPITLHAQATHAADAAMDAAAATGLQPDALAAPPASEATEESGKSPFDQRVVIIGGGGAGHAAATMLRAEGHRGSITLLSADADLPYDRPACSKAVLNGASQADDAILHTREDFAAQRIVVETRVNVSAIDPTARTVTSSDRRTWPYDALLLATGAEPKRLTVPGADLPHVHTLRTLDDARRLAEASQTAKRAVIVGASFIGLEAAASLRKRGLEVDIVSPAPLPMEKLLGESVSAQLRKLHESHGVRFHVGTTAASISHDRVGLDDGSHLDADLVLVGIGVAPRTALAEATGIHVDDGILVDAQLRTNIPGIYAAGDVARWPDPWDGVPHRIEHWVLAERQGQAVARAILGDAHPFRQVPFFWSMQYDVSLGYVGHIDAWDHVIEQGSLADKDWSMTYFKDGEPRAMALVKRNLDGLKMEAEMERRLSETPIGI; encoded by the coding sequence ATGAGCGAGCAAAAGGATCAACAGGATCAAGGACCGGATTTCAAGAACGGCATTCGACTCTCGGCCCTGGACGACGGCCAGATGTTGCCCGGCCATATCGACGGGACGGCAGCGCTGGCAGTGCGCCGCGGCGACGCGATTCACTTCATTGGCGCGAAATGCAGCCACTACGGTTTGCCGCTGGAAAAAGGGCTGGTCGAGGGCAACGAGGTGCATTGCCCTTTCCACCATGCGCGCTTCTGCGTGAACAACGGTGCCGCCGTCGGTGCGCCGGCGCTGGACGACATCCCGAGTTGGCACGTCACCCGTGACGGCGAGCGCTTTATCGCCGGCGAGCGCCAGCTTCCGCAGGTGCCCATCACCTTGCATGCGCAAGCAACACACGCAGCCGACGCCGCGATGGACGCGGCAGCGGCAACAGGCCTGCAGCCCGATGCGCTGGCGGCGCCGCCAGCATCTGAGGCAACCGAGGAATCGGGCAAGAGCCCGTTCGATCAACGCGTCGTCATCATTGGCGGCGGCGGCGCCGGCCATGCGGCCGCCACGATGCTGCGTGCGGAGGGTCATCGCGGCAGCATCACGCTACTCAGCGCCGATGCCGACCTGCCCTATGACCGCCCCGCCTGTTCCAAAGCCGTTCTGAACGGCGCCTCGCAGGCGGACGATGCGATTTTACACACCCGCGAGGACTTCGCCGCTCAGCGTATCGTCGTCGAAACGCGCGTCAACGTCAGTGCCATCGATCCAACTGCACGGACGGTGACATCGTCGGATCGACGCACCTGGCCTTACGACGCGCTGCTGCTCGCGACCGGTGCCGAACCAAAGCGGCTGACGGTGCCCGGTGCGGACCTGCCGCATGTTCACACGCTGCGTACGCTGGACGATGCACGACGGCTGGCGGAAGCCAGTCAGACCGCGAAGCGCGCGGTGATCGTCGGGGCGAGCTTTATCGGTCTCGAGGCGGCGGCGAGCCTGCGCAAGCGGGGGCTCGAAGTGGATATCGTCTCGCCCGCGCCGCTGCCGATGGAAAAGCTGCTCGGCGAATCCGTCAGCGCACAGCTACGTAAGCTGCATGAATCGCATGGGGTCCGCTTCCATGTCGGCACCACGGCGGCGTCGATCTCGCACGACAGGGTCGGCCTCGATGACGGCAGCCACCTCGATGCGGATTTGGTGCTCGTCGGCATCGGCGTGGCGCCCCGTACGGCACTCGCGGAAGCCACCGGCATCCACGTCGACGACGGCATTCTGGTCGACGCCCAGCTGCGCACCAATATTCCGGGCATCTATGCCGCCGGCGACGTCGCGCGCTGGCCGGATCCCTGGGACGGTGTACCGCACCGCATCGAACACTGGGTGCTTGCGGAACGGCAGGGGCAAGCGGTCGCACGGGCCATTCTCGGCGACGCCCATCCGTTCCGTCAGGTGCCTTTCTTCTGGTCGATGCAATACGACGTCAGCCTGGGGTACGTCGGTCACATCGATGCCTGGGATCACGTCATCGAACAAGGCAGCCTGGCGGATAAGGATTGGTCGATGACCTACTTCAAGGACGGTGAGCCGCGCGCCATGGCGCTGGTCAAGCGCAACCTCGACGGCTTGAAGATGGAAGCCGAAATGGAGCGGCGCCTTTCGGAAACGCCGATCGGCATCTGA
- a CDS encoding DUF1328 family protein, which translates to MLRYAVIFFIIAIIAAVFGFGGIAAGAASIAKILFYIFVVVFLVTLVMGLFNR; encoded by the coding sequence ATGCTTCGTTATGCCGTCATTTTCTTTATCATCGCCATCATTGCGGCTGTGTTCGGTTTCGGCGGTATCGCCGCAGGGGCCGCTTCGATCGCGAAGATCCTGTTCTACATCTTCGTCGTCGTGTTCCTGGTGACGTTGGTGATGGGTCTCTTCAACCGATAG
- a CDS encoding M3 family metallopeptidase, which yields MASTPSTTPTASADAAQPDSGQQNPLIELGRTAGLPRFADIRPEHVSPAIDVLLEQARIAVDQAIAPETAATWANVIDSLQAGTEPLGRAWSVVGHLSSVADTPALRAAHAENLPRITEFYASVGQNLALFEKYKAIDAAEGASLTPIRRKVLDDSLRDFRLSGAELPEDRKPRFAALQERQASLSKQFSDHVLDATNTFAHWVHDAAELAGLPQDAIDAARQAAARDPDAEKLSNGADAWKFTLHFPSYFPVIQYADNRALRETLYRAYVTRASDLGPEFGQGKDEWDNTDNMREQLALRAEEAHMLGLANFAEVSLTPKMADTPTQVIAFLDDIAKRARPYAQADWSALQTFAREHVGIDDLAPWDATYVSEKLRQQQYAFSENEVKQYFPENTVLTGLFGLIEKLFSVRIRPDEAPVWHSDVRFFRVETLDEGAPRLVAQFYLDLYAREGKRGGAWMDDARSRKRRADGTTQTPVAYLVCNFSPPVGDKPALLTHDDVVTLFHECGHGLHHMLTQIEEPAVSGINGVEWDAVELPSQFMENFCWEWDVLQTLSAHVDSGEHLPRTLFDKMIAAKNFQSGLGTLRQVVFSMFDMRIHTDFDPAGSETVNDLARQINAHYHVVEQSPVSRWPNSFSHVFAGGYAAGYYSYKWAEVLSADAYSAFEEAASATGSVVDPVTGRRYLEEILSVGGSRAAMSSFKAFRGREPSIDALLRHHGMDVALPETQHA from the coding sequence ATGGCCTCTACCCCCTCGACCACGCCGACGGCTTCCGCCGACGCGGCACAGCCCGACTCGGGCCAGCAAAACCCGCTGATCGAACTGGGCCGCACCGCCGGCCTCCCCCGCTTCGCCGATATCCGCCCGGAGCATGTCAGCCCGGCGATCGACGTATTGCTGGAGCAAGCCCGTATCGCGGTGGACCAGGCGATCGCGCCGGAAACGGCCGCGACCTGGGCCAATGTCATCGACAGCTTGCAAGCCGGTACCGAGCCCCTCGGTCGCGCCTGGAGCGTCGTCGGGCATCTGAGCTCCGTCGCCGATACCCCGGCATTGCGGGCCGCCCACGCGGAAAACCTGCCGCGCATCACGGAGTTCTATGCGAGCGTCGGACAGAATCTGGCCTTGTTTGAAAAGTACAAGGCCATCGACGCCGCCGAGGGCGCAAGCCTGACGCCGATCCGTCGCAAGGTGCTGGACGACTCGCTGCGCGATTTCCGTCTCTCCGGCGCTGAACTGCCCGAAGACCGGAAGCCCCGCTTTGCCGCGCTGCAGGAACGCCAAGCCAGCCTCTCCAAGCAGTTCTCCGATCACGTCCTCGACGCGACCAACACGTTTGCGCACTGGGTGCATGACGCCGCCGAACTCGCGGGCCTGCCGCAGGACGCCATCGATGCGGCCCGGCAAGCGGCGGCGCGCGATCCCGACGCGGAGAAGCTGTCCAACGGTGCAGACGCGTGGAAATTCACGCTGCACTTCCCGTCGTACTTCCCGGTCATCCAGTACGCCGACAATCGCGCCTTGCGCGAAACCTTGTATCGCGCCTATGTGACGCGTGCGTCGGATCTGGGCCCGGAATTCGGGCAGGGCAAGGACGAATGGGACAACACCGACAATATGCGCGAGCAGTTGGCCTTGCGGGCCGAGGAAGCGCATATGCTCGGCCTGGCGAACTTCGCCGAAGTCTCGCTGACGCCGAAGATGGCGGACACGCCGACGCAAGTCATCGCCTTCCTCGACGATATCGCCAAGCGTGCGCGTCCGTATGCGCAGGCCGATTGGTCGGCGCTGCAGACGTTCGCGCGTGAACACGTCGGCATCGACGATCTGGCCCCGTGGGATGCCACCTATGTTTCGGAAAAACTGCGTCAGCAGCAATACGCTTTCTCCGAAAACGAGGTCAAGCAATACTTCCCGGAGAACACCGTTCTGACCGGCCTGTTCGGTCTGATCGAAAAGCTGTTCAGCGTGCGCATCCGCCCGGATGAGGCGCCGGTATGGCACTCCGATGTCCGTTTCTTCCGTGTGGAGACGCTGGACGAAGGCGCGCCGCGCCTGGTCGCGCAGTTCTATCTCGACCTGTATGCCCGTGAAGGCAAGCGCGGCGGTGCCTGGATGGACGACGCCCGCTCGCGCAAGCGCCGCGCCGATGGGACCACGCAGACGCCGGTCGCTTATCTGGTCTGCAACTTTTCGCCACCGGTGGGCGACAAGCCGGCGCTGCTGACGCACGACGATGTCGTCACCTTGTTCCACGAATGTGGCCATGGTCTGCATCACATGCTGACGCAGATCGAGGAACCTGCGGTGTCCGGCATCAATGGCGTCGAATGGGATGCCGTCGAGTTGCCGTCGCAGTTTATGGAAAACTTCTGCTGGGAATGGGATGTCCTGCAGACGCTGAGCGCGCACGTGGACAGTGGCGAGCACTTGCCGCGCACGCTGTTCGACAAGATGATCGCCGCGAAGAATTTCCAGAGCGGACTCGGCACGCTGCGGCAAGTCGTGTTCTCGATGTTCGACATGCGCATCCACACCGACTTCGATCCGGCGGGCAGCGAAACCGTGAACGACTTGGCGCGCCAGATCAACGCTCACTATCACGTCGTCGAGCAATCGCCGGTATCACGCTGGCCGAACAGCTTCAGCCACGTTTTTGCCGGCGGCTATGCGGCCGGTTACTACAGCTATAAATGGGCGGAGGTGTTGTCCGCCGATGCCTACTCGGCGTTTGAGGAAGCCGCGAGCGCCACCGGCTCGGTGGTCGACCCGGTGACCGGTCGGCGCTACTTGGAAGAAATCCTGTCGGTCGGCGGCAGCCGCGCGGCCATGAGTTCGTTCAAGGCTTTCCGCGGTCGCGAACCGTCGATCGATGCCCTCCTTCGCCATCACGGCATGGACGTGGCACTTCCCGAGACGCAACACGCCTGA
- the folD gene encoding bifunctional methylenetetrahydrofolate dehydrogenase/methenyltetrahydrofolate cyclohydrolase FolD — MTATLIDGNALSKQLRGDVAKRAATLTAAGHQPGLAVVLVGENPASQVYVRNKVKACEEYGVYSRKITQPADLSETALLALIDELNQDPAIDGILVQLPLPAHIDSHKVIEAIAPEKDVDGFHVANAGALMTGMPLFRPCTPYGVMKMFEAYGIPLAGAEAVVIGRSNIVGKPMAMMLLEAGATVTICHSKTRDLAAHTKRADIIVAATGRRNVLTADMIKPGATVIDVGMNRDDAGKLCGDVDFAGLSPIAGHITPVPGGVGPMTITMLLVNTIEAAERTHGTF, encoded by the coding sequence ATGACCGCCACCCTGATCGACGGCAACGCCCTGTCCAAGCAACTCCGCGGCGATGTCGCCAAGCGCGCCGCCACCCTGACCGCCGCTGGGCACCAGCCGGGCCTCGCAGTCGTCCTGGTGGGAGAAAACCCGGCCAGCCAGGTCTATGTCCGTAACAAGGTCAAGGCCTGCGAGGAGTATGGCGTCTATTCTCGCAAGATCACGCAGCCGGCCGACCTCTCGGAAACCGCGCTGCTGGCTCTGATCGACGAACTGAATCAGGATCCCGCCATCGACGGCATCCTTGTCCAGTTGCCGCTGCCTGCCCATATCGACAGCCATAAGGTCATCGAGGCGATCGCCCCCGAGAAGGATGTCGACGGTTTCCACGTCGCCAATGCCGGCGCGCTGATGACCGGCATGCCGCTGTTCCGCCCCTGCACGCCTTACGGCGTCATGAAAATGTTCGAGGCCTACGGCATCCCGCTGGCGGGCGCGGAAGCGGTCGTCATCGGCCGCTCGAACATCGTCGGCAAGCCAATGGCGATGATGCTCCTTGAAGCCGGCGCAACCGTCACCATCTGTCATAGCAAGACTCGCGATCTCGCCGCGCACACGAAGCGCGCCGATATCATCGTGGCCGCGACCGGCCGCCGCAACGTACTGACGGCCGATATGATCAAGCCGGGCGCGACCGTCATCGATGTGGGCATGAACCGCGACGACGCCGGCAAATTGTGCGGCGACGTGGATTTCGCCGGGCTCAGCCCGATCGCGGGCCACATCACGCCGGTGCCCGGTGGCGTCGGTCCGATGACGATCACGATGTTGCTGGTGAATACGATCGAAGCGGCGGAACGCACGCACGGCACGTTCTGA
- a CDS encoding response regulator transcription factor, which translates to MSSQPNEAETVFVVDDDEAVRDSLRWLLEANGYGVQCFASAERFLESYAPGHVACLILDVRMQGMSGLELQEKLLDLDPQLPIIFVTGHGDVSMAVSTMKKGASDFIEKPFDETELLPLVKAMLERSRSMNIDAAQHRDSLERLSKLTAREQQVLERITAGRLNKQMADDLGISIKTVEAHRANIMEKLNVNTVADLLRLALSAKP; encoded by the coding sequence ATGAGTAGCCAGCCGAATGAAGCCGAAACGGTATTTGTCGTCGATGACGACGAAGCAGTCCGCGACTCGTTGCGATGGTTGCTGGAAGCGAACGGCTACGGCGTGCAGTGCTTCGCCAGCGCCGAACGCTTTCTGGAATCCTACGCTCCCGGTCACGTCGCCTGCCTGATCCTCGATGTGCGGATGCAGGGCATGAGCGGCCTCGAACTTCAGGAAAAACTGCTGGACCTGGACCCGCAACTGCCGATCATTTTCGTTACCGGCCACGGCGACGTCAGCATGGCCGTGTCCACGATGAAGAAAGGTGCAAGCGATTTCATCGAGAAGCCGTTCGACGAGACCGAACTGCTGCCGCTCGTCAAGGCGATGCTGGAACGGTCGCGCAGCATGAACATCGATGCGGCGCAGCATCGGGATTCGCTGGAGCGTCTATCGAAGCTGACGGCGCGCGAGCAACAGGTTCTGGAACGGATCACCGCGGGCCGCCTGAACAAGCAGATGGCGGACGATCTCGGCATCAGCATCAAGACCGTGGAAGCGCACCGCGCCAACATCATGGAAAAGCTGAACGTCAACACGGTCGCGGACCTGCTGCGTCTGGCGCTGTCGGCCAAGCCCTGA
- a CDS encoding PAS domain S-box protein translates to MLTKRLLARLLSRSHGSAFPRGTQEPRGARTSWRATAYLYTPLLSIFVFLFVMGVIFWTLTRREEQQKEDTLYRNVAWAQQQFRLSLTNTQDQVSALARDIAIGHTEPAALDAPTQEMLSSHPEIVALRWLTPAGDVRWDAMPAPAAGAGASDNLGATSTAAGAAKVPALQGPAAPIGRMRVGAVPASSSGVAPSAALARVQATAPASGAALAASAVSGATNKTLPNGASTDWQRPRLLPLLDAPLASALADARDSRRVGYSPVFFDAAGRAYLTQQTPIFINRSFVGAIVVVFSIDGMLHRELPTELSSRFKISILDSNDRELASSSSRPRLARDPYLDLALDPPGNGLSVRVYAYGQHGSAALLNNRLLWLVAGLSCFVLWSLWNVWTHTRQRFVAQQQLYDEASFRRAMENSVLVGMRVLDLQGRILYVNPAFCRMTGWDESDLVGTAPPYAYWPPESFTEMRRQIDMTLRGKAPSSGFEMRVRRKDGSTFHARMYVSPLIDGSGRQTGWMSSMTDISEPRRVREELTAAQQRFTTVLEGLDAAVSVLATDATQLLYANRYYRHIFGLRPQGHMELANALEREGSEEGGSDSIDMIDTYAGMPAAFGGDNDDPAREATVSQEVFVKSVDRWFDVRRQYIQWVDGHLAQMQIATDITARKLAEENARQQDEKLQFASRLSTMGEMASSLAHELNQPLAAISNYCSGASAMVRNNRASPEMLLGALEKTSQQAIRAGMIIKRIREFVKRSEPKRKEVRIGDIVADAIGLAEIETRRRGIRISTDMRGNLPAISVDPVLIEQVLVNLLKNAAEAMSEMRDTAPRSTVGPLDNVIQLVASNDPDMVRVSVIDHGPGVDEATAERLFEPFYSTKSDGMGMGLNICRSIIESHRGRLWVENNLASDGKITGCTFHCTLPIASARARDTQQADTYPFLNPTTLRENHE, encoded by the coding sequence ATGTTGACGAAACGATTGTTGGCTCGCCTTCTCTCCCGCTCGCATGGCTCCGCGTTCCCGCGCGGGACGCAGGAACCGCGTGGCGCCCGCACGTCCTGGCGCGCCACCGCCTATCTCTATACACCGCTGCTGTCGATCTTCGTCTTTCTATTCGTCATGGGGGTCATTTTTTGGACCTTGACGCGTCGGGAGGAACAGCAGAAGGAAGACACGCTCTATCGTAACGTCGCGTGGGCCCAGCAGCAGTTTCGCCTGTCGCTGACGAATACACAGGATCAGGTGAGCGCGCTGGCCCGCGATATCGCGATCGGGCACACCGAGCCGGCCGCCCTCGATGCGCCGACGCAGGAAATGCTGTCCAGCCATCCGGAAATCGTCGCCCTACGCTGGCTGACGCCGGCCGGCGACGTACGCTGGGACGCCATGCCGGCGCCAGCGGCTGGCGCTGGCGCATCGGACAATCTCGGCGCGACGTCCACCGCGGCAGGCGCCGCCAAGGTCCCCGCGTTGCAGGGCCCGGCAGCGCCGATTGGGCGCATGCGCGTCGGCGCGGTGCCGGCGTCGAGCAGCGGCGTGGCGCCCTCCGCCGCCCTCGCACGCGTTCAGGCGACGGCACCGGCAAGCGGCGCCGCCCTGGCCGCCTCCGCCGTGTCCGGCGCGACAAACAAAACGCTGCCAAACGGCGCATCGACCGATTGGCAGCGGCCGCGCCTGCTGCCGCTGCTCGACGCTCCGCTCGCCAGCGCGCTCGCCGACGCGCGCGATAGTCGCCGAGTGGGCTATTCGCCGGTGTTTTTCGATGCGGCCGGCCGCGCCTACCTGACGCAGCAAACGCCTATCTTCATCAATCGCAGTTTCGTTGGCGCCATCGTCGTGGTCTTCTCGATCGACGGCATGTTGCACCGCGAATTGCCGACCGAATTGTCCTCGCGCTTCAAGATTTCGATCCTGGACAGCAATGATCGCGAGCTGGCGAGTTCGTCGTCCCGCCCTCGGCTCGCGCGTGATCCTTATCTGGATCTCGCACTCGACCCGCCAGGCAATGGCTTGTCGGTACGCGTTTATGCGTATGGGCAGCACGGCAGCGCCGCGCTGTTGAACAACCGTCTGCTCTGGCTGGTCGCCGGCCTCTCGTGCTTCGTGCTGTGGAGCCTGTGGAATGTCTGGACGCACACGCGGCAACGTTTCGTCGCGCAGCAACAGTTATACGACGAGGCCTCGTTCCGCCGCGCGATGGAAAACTCGGTGCTGGTCGGCATGCGCGTGCTCGATCTGCAAGGTCGGATCCTCTATGTCAATCCGGCCTTTTGCCGGATGACGGGCTGGGATGAGTCGGATCTGGTCGGCACCGCGCCGCCTTACGCCTACTGGCCGCCCGAGTCCTTCACCGAGATGCGTCGTCAGATCGACATGACGCTACGCGGTAAAGCGCCGTCGAGCGGCTTCGAGATGCGCGTGCGGCGCAAGGACGGATCGACCTTCCACGCCCGGATGTACGTCTCGCCGCTGATCGACGGCAGCGGCCGCCAGACCGGCTGGATGTCGTCGATGACCGATATCTCGGAGCCCCGCCGCGTGCGCGAGGAACTGACGGCGGCCCAGCAACGCTTTACGACGGTGCTGGAAGGACTGGACGCGGCGGTCTCCGTGCTGGCGACCGATGCGACGCAACTGCTCTACGCAAACCGCTATTACCGCCACATTTTCGGCTTGCGGCCGCAGGGCCATATGGAATTGGCGAACGCGCTCGAACGCGAGGGCAGCGAGGAAGGCGGCTCGGATTCGATCGACATGATCGATACCTATGCCGGCATGCCGGCCGCCTTCGGTGGTGACAACGACGATCCCGCACGCGAAGCCACCGTGTCCCAAGAAGTCTTCGTCAAGAGCGTCGACCGCTGGTTCGATGTGAGACGACAGTACATTCAATGGGTCGACGGCCATCTGGCGCAGATGCAGATCGCGACCGATATCACCGCACGCAAGCTCGCCGAGGAAAACGCGCGCCAGCAGGACGAAAAGTTGCAATTTGCCAGTCGCCTGTCGACGATGGGAGAAATGGCCTCGTCGCTGGCGCACGAGTTGAATCAGCCGCTGGCCGCGATCAGCAATTACTGCTCGGGGGCGTCGGCCATGGTGCGCAATAACCGCGCATCGCCGGAGATGCTGCTCGGCGCCCTCGAGAAAACCTCCCAGCAGGCGATCCGTGCCGGGATGATCATCAAGCGCATTCGCGAATTCGTCAAACGCAGCGAACCGAAACGCAAGGAAGTGCGCATCGGGGATATCGTGGCGGACGCGATCGGCCTGGCCGAAATCGAGACGCGCCGCCGCGGCATCCGCATCTCGACCGATATGCGCGGCAACCTGCCGGCGATCTCGGTCGATCCGGTGCTGATCGAGCAGGTGCTGGTGAATCTGCTGAAAAATGCCGCCGAGGCGATGTCCGAGATGCGCGACACCGCACCGCGCAGCACCGTCGGCCCCTTGGATAATGTGATTCAGCTGGTGGCCAGCAATGATCCGGATATGGTGCGCGTTTCGGTCATCGATCACGGCCCCGGCGTCGACGAAGCCACCGCGGAGCGTCTGTTCGAACCGTTTTACAGCACCAAATCCGATGGCATGGGGATGGGCTTGAATATTTGCCGCTCGATTATCGAATCCCACCGAGGACGACTTTGGGTGGAGAATAACCTGGCGTCGGATGGCAAGATCACGGGATGTACGTTTCACTGCACGCTGCCGATCGCCTCGGCGCGCGCTCGCGATACCCAACAGGCGGACACGTATCCTTTTTTGAACCCTACAACGCTACGGGAGAATCATGAGTAG